ATCGCTTAAGTTATTCGCAAAAATAACTTCCTTTACATTGAGCTCTTCCTGAATCAGTGGAATTAAATCGGCGATCAGGACTTCATATTTCCCGTCAACTAGGATTTGCTGGATCGGCTGACGGACTTTGATCCTGACCTGTTCCCGGGCAGATCTGCCGAGGGTGACTAAATTCCTGACCAAATCCATTCTGTTTTCGACGTTCTGATCGATCATAGTCGAGACATATTCCGGATAATCTGCCAGGTGGACCGAAGTCTCACCGGTCAGGTTACGGTAGATTTCTTCCGCCAGATAAGGTGCGAACGGTGCTGAGATTTTGGCGATGCCGACCAGGATTTCATACGTGGTGTTATAGACGGCCTTCTTGTCGTCCGATAGGCCGGAATCCCAGAATCTGCGGCGGGATCGCCGGATATACCAGTTGGAGAGGTCCTCGCTGACAAATTCTTGTATTTTTCGGACCGCTTTAGTCAGATCATAGACAGCGAGATTGGTTTCAACGTCATTGAGCAGGGCGTGATATTTGGAGAGGATCCACCTGTCGAGCTCCGGCCGCTTTTTGTATTCGATAAAGAAATCTCTCGGGTCGACCTCATCGGTATTCGCATAGAGCGCAAAAAAGGTATAGACGTTGCGGAGTGTCCCGAAGAACTTGCTCTGGACTTCCTTAAGGCCTTCGATGTCAAAGCGTTTAGGTGTCCAGGCCGGAGACACATAAAGCAAATACCATCTGAGCGTGTCGGCACCGTACTGGTCAAACAGTTCAAACGGGTCTACCGTGTTGCCTTTGGATTTGGACATTTTCTGTCCCTGCTTGTCTAAAACCAGATCGTTGACCAGAACCCGCTTATACGGGGAACGGCCCATCACAAAGGTCGAGATCGCGAGCAGGGAGTAGAACCAGCCGCGGGTCTGATCGATCCCTTCACAGATAAAATCAGCCGGGAACAGTTCATGGAAGTTCTCTTTGTTTTCAAACGGATAATGATGCTGAGCATAGGGCATCGCGCCGCTGTCAAACCAGCAGTCAATGACTTCACTGACCCGGGTCATCGGTTTGCCGCACTTTTCACAGCGGATATGAACATCATCGACGTAAGGTCGGTGCAGTTCGATGGTTTCATCAATCTTTTCGATTGCTTTTTCCACAAGTTCTTTGCGGGAGCCGACCGAAGCAGTATGGCCGCATCCGCAGCGCCAGATATTCAGCGGAGTCCCCCAGTAGCGGTTACGGGACAATGCCCAGTCATTGACATTTTCAAGCCAGTTGCCAAAACGTTTTTCACCGACAAAGTCGGGATACCATTCAACTGTTTTGTTATTGGCGACAAGCTGATCTTTTAGTTTGGTCATCGCAATGTACCAGCTTGGTTTGGCGTAGTACAGCAGAGGGGTCTGACAGCGCCAGCAGTGCGGGTAATTATGCTCCAATTTTTCCTTTTTAAACAGTTTGCCCTCGGCATGCAGCCACTTGATGATATCCAGGTCGGCATCCATCACAAAGCTATCCTTCCAAGGCGTTGCGATAAATTTGCCCGATTCGTCCACCGGTTGAAAAACCGGCAGGTTGTAGCGCTTTCCGGTGTTATAATCGTCTTCACCAAAAGCGGGTGCGGTATGGACGATCCCGGTACCGTCCTCTGTCGTGACATAATCGGCAGTCGTCACAAAAAAAGCCTTTTTGTCGGCGGTTAAGAACGGCATCAGCTGCTCATACTCCATATATTCAAGCTCAGTGCCTTTTAATTCCTGCAGGACTTCATAATCGTCGCCGAGTACTTTCGGTGCAAGCGTCTTCGATAGATAATAAATCTCATCATTGCTGCGGACTTTGACGTAGGTTTCGGTCGGGCTTACCGTCAGTGCAGCATTGGAGGGCAAGGTCCATGGTGTGGTCGTCCAGGCCAGAAAATACTCGTCATATTCTTGGCGTTTGAATTTGACAATGACTGTATTCGTTTTAATTTCTTTATAGCCCAGCGCGACTTCGTGGGAAGCAAGTCCGGTTCCACATCTGGAGCAGTACGGAAGAATCTTGTGACCTTCGTACATATATCCTTCTCTGAAAAATTTGTCCAGAATCCACCAGACACTTTCAATATAATTGTTATCCAGGGTAATATACGGATGATCCAGATCAATCGAATAACCCATCCGGATCGTCATTTCGCGCCACTGTTTTTCATACGTAAACACAGAGTCGCGGCATTTTTCATTGAACTGGGCGATCCCATACGCTTCTATACCTTGTTTGTCGGAAAGATTCAACTGTTTTTCAACTTCGATTTCCACCGGCAGTCCGTGCGTATCCCATCCCGCCTTCCGTTTGACCTGAAAACCTTTCATGTTCTGATACCGGCAGACGGAATCCTTCAGTGTTCTCGCCATGACATGGTGAATACCCGGCTTGCCGTTGGCTGTAGGCGGACCCTCATAAAACACGAACGGTTCCGCGCCTTCGCGGTTTTCGATTGTCTTCTGCAGAATATCAATCGAATCCCAGTAATCTGATATTTGTTTTTCCCGTCCAGCAACGGGGTTTTCAGCTAAAGATTTAAATTTTTTCATAGAGATTCTCCTTTATCAATTCATTAATGACTAATTAGTTCCTCGTCAACCCTCAAGTTATCATATGAAAAAAGTAAAAATCCCTAAGTATGAATAACTTAGGGACGACTAAACCGCGGTACCACCCTGATTATATGTCTGAGGTACATGAAATTACGTCAAACACATCACTCTTACCCGTTAACGCAGGGCAGGCGAAACTTCTTACTGGAACCCTGTTAATTGATCACTTGACAGTGACAAGGTACATATTTCTGAAGTTCAGCTCCCGGGTGATTTTCACTTGAAAGTCGGACGCAATCTCTCAGCATTTGATTGCTTTCTGTGGACTTCCTTTTAAGCTACTGTCCCATTCCTTGCTGTTTGATACTTGAATTGTCTTCAAATTATATCTATTATATGACATCCCATGCAAAAATGCCAAGTACATCTTAAAAATTCTGCACTGTATAAATTCAGCGTTAATGCAGGTGTAAAATATTAAGGATATTTCAATGTTCTAAGACAGGTTTGTCCTTCATATTCCTAATTATGGAAAGGAGGAGATTATCCTGTTTTTTTGGAATACCCGTCTGAAAGCTGTTGGGGTCATACTACTCTTGGCGCTGCTTGCATTTTCTGTTTACTTTTGCATTTCCAACGATAGTTTTCAGTATACCATAAAAATATTGTCTGAAAAAAGTTTTCCGTTTGAGCTTATACTTCTGGAAGGCGCCCCGGGGATGTCTTATCCACAACGAACCTATATCAGTGATACACGGAATGCTGCTGCAGGGATCGGAATGTATTTGCTGACCGGAGTCAACATATCCGACGCTCGGACGTATTTTTTAAGTTTCTATGCACCTCCTTCCGAAGGGCCGACCTGGCTGGGCTGGGCCTATTATCCCAATGATCCTGAAATGGAGGGACCACTGCTCGAACCCCTCGATAATCCGTTTTATCATGATCCTGAACCGATTAAAAGTGCGCAGGATGTCCTGGTAAGCATCTATCACACCCACAGTGCAGAGTCCTATTCGGGGGATGGCGGTGCAGACCGGTCAGCTGGAGGTGAAAACGGAGATATTGTGGAGATTGGACAGCTATTGACTGAAAAATTGAACCAGGCAGGAATCAATACGGCACATTCCGAGGAGGTTAATGATGCTGTCTATATCCAGGCCTACAATCATTCCTATCTCGCAGCAAAAAAAATGCTCGAGAAAAACCCAACAACCCGTTTGCTGATCGATCTTCACCGGGACGGACTTCCTTCCCAGGTGGGCAAAGATACTGCAAAGATTAACGGACAGGAGTGTGCCAGAGTCATGATTGTGATCGGTCAGAAAAATCAAAACTGGGAAAAGAATGATGCAATTGCGCGTGAAATTATTAAGATTGCGGAAAAAAAATACCCGGGACTGTTTTTCCCGAAAATCCGCTATGCCTCAGAAGCACGCTATAACCAGTATCTCACGGACGGAGCAATCCTGCTGGAAATTGGCAGTCAGCTAAACACGTTGGAGGAAGCACAGGCTGCAGCCGGACCGATAGCCGAAGTATTGAAGGAATATCTCGGTAAATGATATAATTTGCAGTGAGTGCATTTCTTTGTATATAGAAAGGTCCTTCAGCATCATTATGACAAACAATCAAAAAATGATGAAAGCGGCAGGCTTCATGATGGCTGCCAACCTTGTTTCCAGGCTTCTCGGTTTTGTCAGGGAATCCCTGATGGCAGGCCTGTTTGGGAAAACGGCGGCTACAGATGCGTATAATACGGCTTTTATTCTTCCGGACCTGCTCTACTGGCTGTTGGTCGGAGGGGTGTTGAGTGCTGCCTTTATCCCTGTCCTATCCGAATATATTGCCAAAGAAAAGGAAAAAGAAGGATGGAAAGTCGTCAGCTCGGTAACCAATGCGACATTTCTTCTGCTCTGTATCCTGGTTATCGCAGGCATGCTGCTGACTCCGAAGTTTATTGAGATGCAGGTACCCGGATTCAGTCCGGCGAATAAGGAACTTACCATCTATCTTACCCGCATCTTACTGCTGCAGCCGGTCATTCTGGCTTTGAGCGGGATTACGATGGGTATCCTGAACTCGTACAAAATATTTTGGCCGTCCGCGCTGGGGACGGTCCTTTACAATGCCAGCGTCATCCTATTTGGGGCGCTTTTTGCTAATTCCGGTGAGGCCCGGAGTATCTCCGGTTTTGCGTTTGGGGTCGTGATCGGCGCTACGGTAAATTTTCTTGTCCAGGTCCCTTCCCTGCGCAGGGTTGGCTTCCGCTACTATCCAATGATCGATTTGAAACATCCCGGGGTCCGGAAGATCATGGTCTTGGCTGTCCCGATGATTATCATGTACACCTTGAATCAATTCCAGGTCATTGTGAATTCCAACCTCGGTTCTGCGCTTGATCCGGGAAGCTTGACTGCGATCTGGTACTCTTACCGTCTTTTCCAGGTCCCGGTCGGCATCTTCGCGCTGGCCATCGGTGTCGCTGTTTTTCCGACCTTAACAGAGCAGGCTGCTCTGAAAAAGGCCAAAGACTTTCTGGAGACGATCTCGAGTGCAATTCGTCTGATTATCTTTATTACGGTTCCGATATCCATTGGGATGGTCGTCCTGCGCTTCCCTTTGATTCGGGTTCTGTTCCAGCATGGTGAATTCAGTGCAGGGGATACGGATATCATGGCTGTGCCGCTGCTGTATTTTTCGCTGGGGATCACTGCTCAGGCTATTATTCAGATTCTGCCGCGTGCTTTTTATGCGATGCAGAACACCTGGATTCCGGTTATTCTTGGTCTTATCGCCATGGCTGCCAGCATAATCTGGATGTACATTTTAGTCGGGCCTTTGGCTTGCGGCGGCTTGGCCCTGGCTGTAACCCTCGGAGCCATTATGCAGATGCTCCTGCTGTTTATCGTACTGCGCCGCAAACTCGGCAAAATTGACGGGCGCAGAATCGCAGCCGTGTTTAGTAAAACACTGGCAGCCGCTTTGGCCATGGCAGCTGTCGTCATGATTTGGGCGAATCTGCTGACCCTTTGGGTCGGAATTGGCAAAATGGGATCGACGATTGTTTTAATCAGCGGAGCACTCGTAGGCATGCTCGTGTTTTTTATAGTTGCCCGTCTGCTGAAGATGGAAGAGTACCAAATGGCCATCGAGATGCTGATCAAACGACGCAAATAAGGAGGGCTGGGGGGCAAAAGGACTCCCCCTGTCCCCCCGGCATTCCGGAGCCGCCTTGCTTTTCAAGGCGGTAGTTTGGTATAATGATATGCTGGCATTATATTCGGGGAGAGAAGAATATCCATGGCAAACGCTTCATCTAAAATCAGAAATTTTTCGATCATTGCCCATATCGATCACGGCAAATCTACTCTTGCCGATCGGCTGATTGAGTATACCGGAACCATGTCCACCCGGGAACTCAAGGAGCAGGTTCTCGACTCCATGGATTTGGAACGGGAGCGTGGTATTACCATCAAATTGCAGGCAGTTCGTTTGCGCTACAAGGCAAAAAACGGAGAGGTCTATGAGCTGAATCTGATCGATACTCCCGGACATGTTGACTTTTCTTACGAAGTTTCCCGGAGTCTGGCTGCCTGCGAAGGGGCTTTGTTGGTGGTCGATGCGGCCCAGGGTATTGAGGCGCAGACTCTTGCCAACGTCTATCTTGCTTTGGAAAATGACCTGGAGATCATTCCGGTTATTAATAAAATAGATCTGCCAAGCGCAGAACCTGACAGAGTCAAACAGGAGATTGAAGATGTGATTGGGATTGACGCGAGTGAGGCGATCCTCGCATCGGCCAAAGTGGGGATTGGGGTCGAAGAGATCCTGGAAGCCATTGTCCAGAGGATTCCTCCGCCTAAGGGCGATGATGAAGAACCTTTAAAGTCATTGATTTTTGACTCAAAGTTTGATTCCTACAAAGGTGCGATCCCTTATATTCGATTATTTGACGGTAAAGTCTCCAAAGGAACGAACATCAGGATGATGTCCACCGGAAAAATGTTTGAAATCACCGAAGTTGGTGTTTTTACCCCAGGAATGACGATTGTCGATGAGCTGAGGGCAGGCCAGGTTGGCTATATCGCGGGCAGTATCAAGAATGTCGGGGATACCCGGGTCGGGGATACCGTGACGGATAACGACCATGCGGCGGCGGAACCGCTGTCGGGCTACCGCAAAGCGGTATCGATGGTTTTTTGCGGCCTTTATCCGGTTGAAACTTCCGACTTTGACAGGCTGAAGGATGCGCTGGAGAAACTTCAGTTGAATGATGCGAGTTTAATGTATGAAAATGAAACGTCCGCAGCGCTGGGTTTTGGTTTTCGCTGTGGTTTCCTGGGTCTCCTGCACATGGAAATTATCCAGGAGAGACTCGAGAGGGAATTTGGCCTCAGTATTATTACGACCGCACCGAGCGTTGTTTATAAAGTAAATACCACAGCCAAGGAACAGGTCTTTATCGATAACCCTGCGCTTCTGCCGCCTGAAGGAAAGATCGAATCGATTGAAGAGCCTGTGGTCAAGGCTACGATTATGGTACCCTCCGAGTACGTAGGCACCATCATGGAACTGAACCAGGAGAAAAGGGGTACGTTCCTGAACATGGATTACATCACCGCTTCGCGCGTAAGTCTCTATTATGAGCTTCCGTTAAGCGAAATTGTATATGATTATTTTGATCAGCTTAAATCCCGGACCAAAGGGTATGCGTCTCTGGACTATGAACTGATCGGATACAAGGAAGCGGATCTTGTGAAACTCGATATCATGCTGAACGCTGAAATTGTTGATGCACTCTCCTTCATTGTCCATAAAGACAAAGCATATTCTCGTGGACGCAAACTTGTTGAAAAGCTGCGCAGCCTGATTCCGCGGCAGATGTTTGAGATACCTGTTCAGGCCGTGATCGGTGCCAAGGTCATTGCCAGGGAGAATATCCGGGCTATGCGCAAAGATGTTCTGGCCAAATGCTACGGTGGTGACATTTCCCGGAAACGCAAACTGCTGGAAAAGCAAAAAGAAGGCAAGAAACGCATGAAACAAGTCGGCAGTGTGGAAATACCCCAGGACGCTTTCATGGCAGTGCTCAAGATGGACGATTAATTTTACTTTGCTCGGGTTAGACCCAAGGCAGCACCTCCTGCGCTGTGCTCCGCTTGGCGCTGGACATCCATTACGGTGACTTAGTCTGCAGCTTGGGAACGTAAATATTAAAAATCGCTGTATTAGGTGATTCGTATGACTTCTTTATATGTTCATGTTCCGTTTTGTGTAAAAAAATGTTCCTACTGCGCATTCTATTCGGTACCTTATACTGCTCCCATTATCGCAGACAGTAAAATATTCGGTAGCGTAGATGGGGCTGACCATATGTTATTATCAGACCCGGCCTCCGATTTGGTCTTCGTCTATTTGCGCGGACTGGAGCGGGAGCTTGAGTTGCGAGCTAAGGAAGCCTCCCAGGGGGTTTCTTCTCTTTTTATTGGGGGCGGAACGCCCACAGTTCTGAATGCCAGTCAGCTTGATCGGCTGCTGAATCTGATTTACCGGTATTATTTTAAGGCCCTGAGCCGGACAGACTCGACAGAACTATCTGATCCGATAAGGGATCCCCGTATCCATACTTCCAGAACCGGTCAGGTCCTAGAAAAAACAATTGAGTGTAATCCCGGCACACTTGACCGGGAGAAATTGATGCTCTGCCGGACGTACGGGATCAACCGGATATCGCTCGGCGCTCAGAGCTTTGATGACCGTCTGCTGAAAAGCATCGACAGAATCCATACCGTGGAGGATATTCACAGGAGCGTCACCCTTATCAGACAATCGGGGATAGATAACCTGAACCTTGACCTGATTTTTGGACTTCCGGGACAGAGAATGGGAGATTGGCAGGATACGCTTCGCCAGGCCATCGCATTGTCGCCTGAACACCTTTCACTCTATGCACTTACGCTTGAGGAAGATACCCCGCTGCATAAAGAATATGCATACAGTCAGGCAGGCAGTCCGGACTGCAAGGAAACCTTGGATGGCTTGAACAGCCGGAATCGCCTGGATCGTCTGCCGGATGACGACTTGCAGGCCGATATGTACGAATGGGCGGTTTCTTATCTTCAAAGCTGCGGCTATGGCCGCTATGAAGTTTCCAACTTTGCGAGGCCCGGTTTTGAATGCAAACATAACCGGTCTTATTGGCGAGGGCAGGATTATATAGGTCTTGGACCGGGGGCAGTCTCATGTCTGAACAACGTTAGAACCAGGAATCCAGAGGATATTGCCGGTTATACCCGGATATTGGAATCTGGACAAAGACCTTTGGACCCTTCGGCAACCGAAGTACTGACCAGAGAGCAGCAGATCTCTGAATTTATGATGCTGGGGCTGCGTACGGCAGATGGAATCGACACCGCAGAATTTTCTGCAAAATTTCAAACGGAAATTCAGGATATTTATGGACAAATTTTGCAAAACTATATTGATAGAGATATTTTCCGACTTGCCGAAGGCAGGTTGAAAATTAACCCTGCCTGCTTTTTCGTGCTCAATGCGGTTCTGGTGGATTTCATTTTGTAGCTAAATTTAACGATGATCTAAGCTGAATTGCAGCTACATTGTACACGATTCGATGATTATTCCTCTTGACATTATTTTACCATCATGCTAAATTATGTTCAGATGATTAGCACTCACCTTAGTAGAGTGCTAACAAATCAATCGGAGGTGGCACTTTGATGGAAATGGATGAAAGAAAACACAAGATTTTAAAAGCGATTGTGCAGGATTATATTGCCACCGCGGAGCCTGTCGGTTCCAGAACCGTTTCCAAAAAGTTTGAGCTGGGGGTGTCTCCGGCGACGATCCGCAATGAGATGGCAGATCTCGAAGAGTTGGGACTTATTGAACAGCCCCATACATCTGCAGGAAGGATTCCTTCCGACTCAGGCTATCGCTATTATGTCGATTATCTGATGGACCCTTTGAGCCTGAACCATGATGAAAAGAAAAATATCAACCAGGAGATCACCAGCAGACTCAGCGAAGTGCAGGAAGTCATCGAATACACCGGAAAGCTTATTTCCCAGGTGACGAACCTGACCAGTATTGTACTTGGACCAAAAAGCCGAAACGGTATTCTAAAGAATTTGTATTTTCTCCCCTACGAGCAGGGGAAGGCCATCATGGTGACCGTGAAAGAGAATGGTTCGGTAGAGAATAATATTGTCGATATCGGTTCGGATACAAGCCCGGAGGAACTTCAGATTCTGGCGAATATTTTCAACCAGAAAATGAGCGGAACCAGGGTACAGGATTTGAAAAAAGGCCTGATCAACGAAATATACAGCGAGCTTTCCAGAAAACGCCGCATTATTGATGGAATGATGGGTATTTTGGAAAGAATGTTTGATGATAAGGATGGAGAGTCCGAAGAACGGGTCTACCTTGGCGGGACATTAAATATGCTTGATCAGCCTGAATTCAGGGATATCAATAAAGTTCGAAGTCTCTTTTCCGTATTTGAGGAGAACAATAAGCTGAAGGAGCTTCTAAGTCATGACCAAAAGGGATTAAGTATCATGATCGGAGCGGAAAATGCTGATCAGGTATTTAAAAATTGCAGTATCATATCTGCAACCTACCAGATTAACGGGAAACAGATTGGTTCAGTGGGAGTTTTGGGTCCGACCAGAATGGATTACGGCAAAGCGATTGCGATTGTAGATTATATGACAAACAGCTTGACCGAATTGCTGACAGAGAGGCACCGGAGGACCCGGACTTAGATCAAGAAGGGAGGCAACTGCGTGAACAAAGAAAAAACAAATCAAGCGTCTGCAAACGCTCAGGAAGATAAAGAAAACCAGAACATTGGGCAGGAGAATGAAGAATGCCTGACTGAGGAGATTGATCCTGTCGATCATTTGCAGCGCCTGCGTGAGGAAATTGAAGAGCATAAGTTCAAA
This genomic stretch from Dehalobacter restrictus DSM 9455 harbors:
- the hemW gene encoding radical SAM family heme chaperone HemW, with the translated sequence MTSLYVHVPFCVKKCSYCAFYSVPYTAPIIADSKIFGSVDGADHMLLSDPASDLVFVYLRGLERELELRAKEASQGVSSLFIGGGTPTVLNASQLDRLLNLIYRYYFKALSRTDSTELSDPIRDPRIHTSRTGQVLEKTIECNPGTLDREKLMLCRTYGINRISLGAQSFDDRLLKSIDRIHTVEDIHRSVTLIRQSGIDNLNLDLIFGLPGQRMGDWQDTLRQAIALSPEHLSLYALTLEEDTPLHKEYAYSQAGSPDCKETLDGLNSRNRLDRLPDDDLQADMYEWAVSYLQSCGYGRYEVSNFARPGFECKHNRSYWRGQDYIGLGPGAVSCLNNVRTRNPEDIAGYTRILESGQRPLDPSATEVLTREQQISEFMMLGLRTADGIDTAEFSAKFQTEIQDIYGQILQNYIDRDIFRLAEGRLKINPACFFVLNAVLVDFIL
- the lepA gene encoding translation elongation factor 4, whose protein sequence is MANASSKIRNFSIIAHIDHGKSTLADRLIEYTGTMSTRELKEQVLDSMDLERERGITIKLQAVRLRYKAKNGEVYELNLIDTPGHVDFSYEVSRSLAACEGALLVVDAAQGIEAQTLANVYLALENDLEIIPVINKIDLPSAEPDRVKQEIEDVIGIDASEAILASAKVGIGVEEILEAIVQRIPPPKGDDEEPLKSLIFDSKFDSYKGAIPYIRLFDGKVSKGTNIRMMSTGKMFEITEVGVFTPGMTIVDELRAGQVGYIAGSIKNVGDTRVGDTVTDNDHAAAEPLSGYRKAVSMVFCGLYPVETSDFDRLKDALEKLQLNDASLMYENETSAALGFGFRCGFLGLLHMEIIQERLEREFGLSIITTAPSVVYKVNTTAKEQVFIDNPALLPPEGKIESIEEPVVKATIMVPSEYVGTIMELNQEKRGTFLNMDYITASRVSLYYELPLSEIVYDYFDQLKSRTKGYASLDYELIGYKEADLVKLDIMLNAEIVDALSFIVHKDKAYSRGRKLVEKLRSLIPRQMFEIPVQAVIGAKVIARENIRAMRKDVLAKCYGGDISRKRKLLEKQKEGKKRMKQVGSVEIPQDAFMAVLKMDD
- the hrcA gene encoding heat-inducible transcriptional repressor HrcA, which codes for MEMDERKHKILKAIVQDYIATAEPVGSRTVSKKFELGVSPATIRNEMADLEELGLIEQPHTSAGRIPSDSGYRYYVDYLMDPLSLNHDEKKNINQEITSRLSEVQEVIEYTGKLISQVTNLTSIVLGPKSRNGILKNLYFLPYEQGKAIMVTVKENGSVENNIVDIGSDTSPEELQILANIFNQKMSGTRVQDLKKGLINEIYSELSRKRRIIDGMMGILERMFDDKDGESEERVYLGGTLNMLDQPEFRDINKVRSLFSVFEENNKLKELLSHDQKGLSIMIGAENADQVFKNCSIISATYQINGKQIGSVGVLGPTRMDYGKAIAIVDYMTNSLTELLTERHRRTRT
- the murJ gene encoding murein biosynthesis integral membrane protein MurJ; translated protein: MTNNQKMMKAAGFMMAANLVSRLLGFVRESLMAGLFGKTAATDAYNTAFILPDLLYWLLVGGVLSAAFIPVLSEYIAKEKEKEGWKVVSSVTNATFLLLCILVIAGMLLTPKFIEMQVPGFSPANKELTIYLTRILLLQPVILALSGITMGILNSYKIFWPSALGTVLYNASVILFGALFANSGEARSISGFAFGVVIGATVNFLVQVPSLRRVGFRYYPMIDLKHPGVRKIMVLAVPMIIMYTLNQFQVIVNSNLGSALDPGSLTAIWYSYRLFQVPVGIFALAIGVAVFPTLTEQAALKKAKDFLETISSAIRLIIFITVPISIGMVVLRFPLIRVLFQHGEFSAGDTDIMAVPLLYFSLGITAQAIIQILPRAFYAMQNTWIPVILGLIAMAASIIWMYILVGPLACGGLALAVTLGAIMQMLLLFIVLRRKLGKIDGRRIAAVFSKTLAAALAMAAVVMIWANLLTLWVGIGKMGSTIVLISGALVGMLVFFIVARLLKMEEYQMAIEMLIKRRK
- the spoIIP gene encoding stage II sporulation protein P → MSEKSFPFELILLEGAPGMSYPQRTYISDTRNAAAGIGMYLLTGVNISDARTYFLSFYAPPSEGPTWLGWAYYPNDPEMEGPLLEPLDNPFYHDPEPIKSAQDVLVSIYHTHSAESYSGDGGADRSAGGENGDIVEIGQLLTEKLNQAGINTAHSEEVNDAVYIQAYNHSYLAAKKMLEKNPTTRLLIDLHRDGLPSQVGKDTAKINGQECARVMIVIGQKNQNWEKNDAIAREIIKIAEKKYPGLFFPKIRYASEARYNQYLTDGAILLEIGSQLNTLEEAQAAAGPIAEVLKEYLGK
- the ileS gene encoding isoleucine--tRNA ligase, which translates into the protein MKKFKSLAENPVAGREKQISDYWDSIDILQKTIENREGAEPFVFYEGPPTANGKPGIHHVMARTLKDSVCRYQNMKGFQVKRKAGWDTHGLPVEIEVEKQLNLSDKQGIEAYGIAQFNEKCRDSVFTYEKQWREMTIRMGYSIDLDHPYITLDNNYIESVWWILDKFFREGYMYEGHKILPYCSRCGTGLASHEVALGYKEIKTNTVIVKFKRQEYDEYFLAWTTTPWTLPSNAALTVSPTETYVKVRSNDEIYYLSKTLAPKVLGDDYEVLQELKGTELEYMEYEQLMPFLTADKKAFFVTTADYVTTEDGTGIVHTAPAFGEDDYNTGKRYNLPVFQPVDESGKFIATPWKDSFVMDADLDIIKWLHAEGKLFKKEKLEHNYPHCWRCQTPLLYYAKPSWYIAMTKLKDQLVANNKTVEWYPDFVGEKRFGNWLENVNDWALSRNRYWGTPLNIWRCGCGHTASVGSRKELVEKAIEKIDETIELHRPYVDDVHIRCEKCGKPMTRVSEVIDCWFDSGAMPYAQHHYPFENKENFHELFPADFICEGIDQTRGWFYSLLAISTFVMGRSPYKRVLVNDLVLDKQGQKMSKSKGNTVDPFELFDQYGADTLRWYLLYVSPAWTPKRFDIEGLKEVQSKFFGTLRNVYTFFALYANTDEVDPRDFFIEYKKRPELDRWILSKYHALLNDVETNLAVYDLTKAVRKIQEFVSEDLSNWYIRRSRRRFWDSGLSDDKKAVYNTTYEILVGIAKISAPFAPYLAEEIYRNLTGETSVHLADYPEYVSTMIDQNVENRMDLVRNLVTLGRSAREQVRIKVRQPIQQILVDGKYEVLIADLIPLIQEELNVKEVIFANNLSDFMNFILKPNFKTAGPVFGSKIKLLGKALESLEASTAVAALEAGESLSVDVDGEQLDIVKDYVIVSISAKEGFTVTMENNLFVILDTTLTRELIDEGLARELVSKVQQMRKSNDFEMMDRIRIYFDGDDQVTSAIQSYQEYIKVETLAESIEKTPSTADLTKVNLNDHDTGVRVERI